Proteins co-encoded in one Campylobacter concisus genomic window:
- a CDS encoding SDR family NAD(P)-dependent oxidoreductase, protein MKKTAFVTGATSGFGEAIARRLSKEGYKIVALARREDRLKKLASEFGDTHIIVADIRDKEAVFDAVESLPENFKDIEVLVNNAGMALGLEKTIDAKVEDFEAMIDTNVKGLIYSTKAVLPLLYKQEKGYVFNIGSTAGSWPYPGSNVYGATKAFVKQFSLNLRNDLVGTNIRVTNIEPGLCKTEFSEVRFRGDKAKADSLYENTNFITSEDIATILVNCLNMPGSVNINRVEVMANTQTWAGLAIEKF, encoded by the coding sequence ATGAAAAAGACAGCTTTTGTAACTGGTGCAACATCTGGATTTGGCGAGGCGATCGCCAGAAGACTCTCAAAAGAGGGCTACAAGATAGTCGCTCTTGCAAGGCGCGAAGATAGGCTAAAGAAGCTTGCAAGCGAGTTTGGCGATACGCATATCATTGTAGCTGACATACGCGATAAAGAAGCTGTTTTTGACGCAGTAGAGAGCTTGCCTGAAAATTTTAAAGACATCGAAGTGCTTGTAAATAACGCTGGTATGGCGCTTGGACTTGAAAAGACGATAGATGCAAAGGTGGAGGACTTTGAGGCGATGATAGACACCAACGTCAAGGGTCTTATCTACTCAACAAAGGCGGTTTTGCCACTACTTTATAAGCAAGAAAAGGGCTATGTCTTTAATATTGGCTCGACAGCTGGCTCATGGCCATATCCTGGAAGCAACGTTTATGGTGCTACAAAGGCCTTTGTAAAGCAGTTTAGTTTAAATTTAAGAAACGATCTAGTAGGTACAAATATTAGAGTCACAAACATCGAGCCAGGGCTTTGCAAGACTGAATTTAGCGAGGTTAGGTTTAGGGGAGATAAGGCAAAGGCGGATAGTCTTTATGAAAATACAAATTTCATCACATCTGAGGATATCGCGACGATTTTGGTAAATTGTCTAAATATGCCTGGAAGTGTCAATATAAATAGAGTCGAAGTCATGGCAAATACGCAGACTTGGGCTGGGCTTGCGATAGAAAAATTTTAA
- a CDS encoding ankyrin repeat domain-containing protein, translating to MKKVVFFLFFSVCSLINLHALECSDLAKKESFKTTPNDLAYANEGLFYCDGSLLNLKEVKELFDASVAVRSESQSCVGDRVYKENLNKLRWLLLKASFAPEFYQKELAKPEVAEGEKDARMEYLRYWANGSLFNFLKYKKFIEAYKNAQTPLVKFYESLGLDTPSAAYYATSVVNEFLTFGVGKSVNKAKILTPEQNMMAQRINSDELANLLYSKNFSTAELTNLLNIALLNEKSSDMIKEIIRRGADVNLGDETPLFFALKNIENVKILLANKADVNHKNFFGKSVLFYAVQFSDKPLCELLLKNGANVNESYIDENAKMNMINLGVTQVEDTCGLEHTNRSVFMHAAAHATPEILKLLIDSGADINATDDAGFNALDYAMKEQNEKTIKFLENLGLKPNFN from the coding sequence ATGAAAAAAGTAGTTTTTTTTCTCTTTTTTAGCGTTTGTTCTTTGATAAATTTACACGCTTTAGAGTGCAGTGATCTTGCCAAAAAAGAGAGCTTTAAAACTACTCCAAACGATCTTGCTTACGCGAATGAGGGGCTATTTTACTGTGATGGTTCGCTTTTAAATTTAAAAGAGGTAAAAGAGCTTTTTGATGCGAGTGTGGCTGTGAGAAGTGAGTCTCAAAGTTGCGTTGGTGATAGAGTTTATAAAGAAAATTTAAACAAGCTCAGATGGCTTTTGTTAAAAGCGTCATTTGCGCCCGAGTTTTATCAAAAAGAGCTTGCAAAGCCAGAGGTTGCTGAGGGTGAAAAAGACGCCAGAATGGAGTATCTTAGATACTGGGCAAACGGGAGCTTATTTAATTTTTTAAAATATAAAAAATTTATCGAAGCTTACAAAAATGCTCAAACTCCGCTTGTAAAATTTTATGAAAGCCTGGGACTTGATACACCAAGCGCCGCTTACTACGCAACTAGCGTGGTAAATGAGTTTTTAACTTTTGGTGTCGGTAAAAGTGTAAATAAAGCTAAAATTTTAACACCTGAGCAAAATATGATGGCTCAAAGGATAAATTCCGATGAGCTGGCAAATTTGCTCTATTCGAAAAATTTCAGTACCGCTGAGCTTACAAATTTACTTAATATCGCACTTTTAAACGAAAAAAGTAGCGACATGATAAAAGAGATCATAAGGCGTGGGGCTGATGTAAATTTGGGTGATGAGACACCGCTATTTTTTGCTTTAAAAAATATAGAAAATGTAAAAATTTTACTTGCAAATAAAGCCGACGTAAATCATAAAAATTTCTTTGGAAAAAGTGTACTTTTTTATGCTGTGCAGTTTAGCGATAAGCCACTTTGTGAGCTTTTGCTAAAAAATGGCGCCAATGTCAACGAGAGCTACATAGATGAAAATGCCAAGATGAATATGATAAATTTGGGTGTGACGCAAGTTGAAGATACATGCGGTCTAGAGCATACGAACAGAAGCGTTTTTATGCATGCAGCAGCTCACGCAACGCCAGAAATTTTAAAGCTTTTGATAGATAGTGGCGCTGATATAAACGCGACTGATGACGCTGGATTTAACGCGCTTGACTATGCCATGAAAGAACAAAACGAAAAGACGATCAAATTTTTAGAAAATTTGGGTTTAAAGCCAAATTTCAATTAG